Proteins from one Desmodus rotundus isolate HL8 chromosome 9, HLdesRot8A.1, whole genome shotgun sequence genomic window:
- the C9H17orf100 gene encoding uncharacterized protein C17orf100 homolog → MASPLRGKPSSPRVETVRYKETSTVHVETSSHRVETSSRLVRTTSRQVETSQRRSEGLSQSPSGKRLPRVLEVSSQHVETSSQRTETSSRHVKASTLRVETSLHRVESPPRRDKPAASQNVKMA, encoded by the coding sequence ATGGCTTCACCCCTTCGAGGGAAGCCCAGTTCGCCCCGAGTGGAGACCGTTCGCTACAAAGAGACGTCGACAGTTCACGTGGAGACTTCGTCTCACCGAGTGGAGACCTCCTCCCGGCTGGTGCGCACGACTTCCCGGCAGGTGGAGACCTCCCAGCGCCGTAGTGAGGGGCTCTCCCAATCCCCCTCTGGGAAGCGGCTCCCTCGCGTCCTCGAGGTGTCCTCCCAGCACGTGGAAACCTCCTCACAGCGCACAGAAACGTCCTCCCGCCACGTGAAGGCCTCGACCCTGCGGGTGGAGACGTCTCTGCACCGCGTAGAGAGCCCTCCCCGAAGGGACAAGCCGGCAGCCAGCCAGAATGTAAAAATGGCCTGA